The following nucleotide sequence is from Bacillota bacterium.
CGGCGAGCAAACAAGTATTGCAAATACATGTTTATTAATGTATAATGTATATATATAATGGAGGTGTATAATATGGCTATCAGAACACAAATTTATTTACCTGAAGAGCTTCATAAAAATTTGCAGGAAAGAGCTAAAGCCACTGGCAAATCAATGGCAGAGCAAATCAGGGAATCCTTGGTTTTATATTTTGCCGAAGTGGATGCCAATACTCCCAAGCCTAAGGACCCTATATGGCAATTAGCAGGCAGGGTTGAAAGCAAAAATCATGACCTTTCATCTCATCATGACGATTATCTTTATCCGGAGAAAGGAAATGAGGCATGAAGCCGTTTTTTATTGATACATCAGGCTGGTGTGCCATATATGATAAATCAGATGATAACCACAAAATAGTCATCCCTTTCTGGAACAATGCAGCCGTAAAAAACGGCACATTGTATACCAGTGATTATGTAATAGACGAAACCCTTACACTTCTCAATCTCAGGATTAATCATACATCGGCAGTGGAATTCGGACGCATAATACTTGCAAGCAAGGTCATAAAAATTGTTCCTGTAACAGCGGAAAGATGGGAAAATTCATGGAATCTCTTTATCAAGTACAGCGATAAAAATTTTTCATTTACGGATTGCACCAGCTTTATAATAATGAAAGAGTTGGGTTTGAAAGAAGCGTTTACTTTTGACAGGCATTTTCAACAGATGGGGTTTTCTTGTGTTCCATAGTGTTCCATAGGCTCCTATCTTCCATTATTACTAAGACAAAACATGGTTGCATATCTCACCGTCAAGTCCTATTATCCAAAATATACGAAGAATCTTTGGGAAATAGACCTGGTAGAACTTTTCCGGAATGTAAACAAACTGAAAAAGCGCTACCTGAGCAAAAATAATTTCAAACATATTATAAAACAAATAAGTTTATAAAAGTATGTTTTTACTCATATTTCGCTAACATATTATGTTAACCATACAATTAGTATATAATAATTGTATTTCCCAATATTTTCATGCAATAAAGCTAATCATCAATCATATTTTATGTAATGACATATAAGGAGCGGCAGTGCTCCGTCTATACATAATTTGATTTTTTCCTGTACATTTATTGCCACTTGCATTCCCTCTACTGTTAGTTTATTATTATTACATTGACATATACAGTAGATTTAATGCATTGGTATTTGTTGGTTAATTTATACCTTTCCATTTACTGTATCCGAAAAATAAGGTACATGGAAAATTTAACTTAATTATTGACCATTATAAAACAAAACTACTAGGGTAAGAAAGGAAACTTTTTAATGCTGCTTCATGGGAATTTTATTAATAGTATTGATAATGAAAAAGGCTCTGCGACTTTTTTATTTTGGGGAGAAAAGGGTAGTACATTATATAAGAGGCGTGGAAAAATTTCGGGAAATGCACTTCCAATATATCCGGGATTAGCTAAAACAGATGAGGTTATTCAATTTCTGGGCCAGGAAATGGAAGAGGAAGAACCCATTATTAAAAATATTTCCGCCGTAATATTCAGACTTGAATCATATGAATTAAGTGAAATAAATGAAGCGAATGAGAGGGATAGAACGGATGCGAAAGATAGAACGGATTGGATGAATGGGTCGGATGAGACAGATGATACGGATGGCATAGATGAATCGAATGGTTCGGATGAGCCAGGTGAAGTGAATAGACAGGGTGATATTAACCACATTTTTCCCTATGAAATAAAAGGTGTCGCATATACTCCCTGGTCTACATTAAGTATCTTGTTAACTATTGAAGATAAAGCATCACAGCAAGCGGAGCTTGAATTAGCTCCTGAAATAATTTATTGGGCTCGGTGTGCCAAATTTGCACTTGAATTAATTGTAAAACACAGGTATTACCCTGAAATGGGAATAAACAAACAGGGTTCCCCGTATTCGTATTGGAGTATGCTTGCAGATAGGAGTGAGGATAAGGAACGGCTTAAAATCCTATGTACAGGAATGCCACCATCCTGCAGGGCTGTTTTCCCTTTAATACCATCAATGGATGGGTTATTGGAAAGTTACAGGTGTCCTGGTTCCGGTAAAATTTTAGAATCGTTTATAAACTGGCTAATAAATTATATTCTTGAGGATGTTGTATTAGGCGAAGAGGGCATTGAATTATATACCAGGCTTAAATCCGACGAAGAGAGGGCATGGGTAAGGTCCATAGGGTATGATAGATGTGTTCTCAAATTTGAAGGTGGTAAAAAAGCACAGGACCATGTGTATGAAGTGTATGAAGGCCATAAAATGTGGAAGTCTTCTCTTAAAGCATCTTTGATAGAACAACCTTTTAGAACCTGTTTCAGAATAACCCCGCCTGAAGGAAAAGAAAAGGGCTGGAAATTGGATTACCTGCTCCAGGCAAGGGATGATCAAAGCCTTTTAGTCTCTGCTGAGGAAATCTGGAAAAAAGCGGGAGGCGTGACTGCTTTTTTGCAAAGGAATTTTGGGAACCCACAAGAAAGGCTTCTTGAGGATTTAAGTATTGCTTCCAGAGTTTTTGAACCAATCCTTGAAAGCCTTTATTCTGCGAAGCCTACCGGATGTATACTTTCTACAGAACAGGCTTACAGTTTTTTTAAGGAAGGTGCAGTACTTCTTGAAGAAAACGGATTCGGCATAATTGCTCCTTCATGGTGGAAAAAGCCTGCCAATATATCACTGAGGCTTAAAGTCGGCGTTAAGGGAAAATCCCAGGGTGCAGTGTCAAAAAGCATTTTGAACCTTAATACGCTTCTTGAATATGATTGGAAAGCTGCCATAGGTGATGTGGTACTCAGTGATGAAGATTTCAAAAAACTTTCCAAACTTAAAGTTCCCCTTGTAAGAGTAAGGGGTGAATGGGTCCAGCTTAACCGTGAACAGATAGAAAAGCTTGAGGAAATTTGGAAAAGAAAAGGACAGGATGATACTATAAGACTTGGTGATATATTGAGGATGGGATTGGGCAATGAAGAATTAGTAGAGGGTATACCGGTTGATAGTATTGCAGGTGATACGGAACTGGCTGATTTTATGCAGAAACTTTCCTGTGTGGACAAGCTTAAAGAATTACCTCCACCTGAAGGATTATGCGGAAAGTTGAGGCCATACCAGAAAAGAGGTTTTTCATGGCTTGCATTCTTAAGGGAAAGAGGTATAGGTGCCTGTCTTGCAGATGATATGGGTCTTGGGAAAACAGTACAGTTGATTTCTCTTGCCCTTTTTGAGCGGCAGGAAAAAATGACCGACAGGCCGACCCTTTTGATATGCCCTACTTCTGTAGTAGGAAACTGGATAAAAGAGCTTGAGAAATTTGCACCCGGTTTGAAGGTTATGCTTCACCATGGGCAAGGGAGGAAAAGCGGCAGCAGTTTTACTGAAGAGGCATTATGCCATGATATGGTAATAAGCACATATTCCCTTGTGCATAAGGACGAGGAAGAATTTAAGAGTGTGAATTGGGCAGGCGTGGTCCTGGATGAGGCTCAGAACATCAAAAACCCGGGATCCAAACAAACAATGGCGGTAAAGAAATTAAGAGGAGATTACCGTATTGCATTGACGGGGACACCAGTGGAAAATAGGCTTTCAGAGCTGTGGTCTATTATGGACTTTTTAAATCCCGGGTATCTGGGCAACAATACTTATTTTAGAACCCATTATGCTGTACCCATTGAGAAAGACCATAATGCGGAAAAAGCTAAAAAGTTAAAATCCATTATTGCTCCTTTCGTACTGAGAAGATTAAAAACAGATCCGAATATAATTAAGGATCTGCCTGAAAAGATTGAAACAAAAGTATATTGTGGACTGACAAAAGAACAGGCAACACTTTATGAGGCTGTTGTACAAGACATGCTTGAGAAGATTGAAGAGTCGGTTGGTATTGAAAGAAAAGGTATGGTTCTTGCAGCACTTTCAAAACTGAAACAAATTTGCAACCATCCGGTACAATTTCTAAAGGATGGAAGCAATATTGAAGGAAGGTCTGGTAAATTGGAAAGGCTTTTCGGCATACTTGAGGAAATACTTGCAGAAGGAGATAAAGTCCTTATATTTACCCAGTTTGCCGAAATGGGTCAAATCCTTAAAGATGTCATTAAAAAGCAATTCAAGGCTGATTCATATTTTTTGTATGGGGGTGTGCCCAGAAAGACCAGGGAAAAAATGATCGAATCCTTCCAGAATGATAAAAAATCTCCCCAGGTTTTTATATTATCTCTTAAAGCAGGAGGAGTAGGATTAAATCTGACAAGGGCAAGTCATGTTGTGCACTTTGACAGGTGGTGGAATCCTGCAGTAGAGAATCAGGCTACCGACAGAGCCTTCCGTATCGGACAGAAGAAGAATGTGCAGGTACACAAGTTTATATGTTCAGGAACTCTTGAAGAGCGTATTGATAAAATGCTTGATGAAAAGAGAGAATTGGCCGAAACTATTGTGGGTACAGGTGAAGAGTGGTTGACCGAAATGACTACAAAAGAACTTGGCGAACTTATGAAGTTGAATTATAATGATATGCTGATGGAAGAGGACTGAGTTTATAGCAATGCAATGCAATGTAAATTAATATATTAAGCATATTCTGTAAAGGAGAATTAATTAGTATATGGGTAGAAATAAAAAAGATGAATTCGGAAGCAGCTGGTGGGCGCAGAAATGGAATAATGCTTTGGCAAGTTATGGGTGGAGTAACAGGCTGCAAAGAGGCCGCTCTTATGCAAGGACCGGACATGTACTGGAGATCAGCTTAAAACCCGGGCTGGTGGAAGCAAGAGTGCAGGGAAGCAGGCCAAGACCTTATAATGTAAAAATACAAGTAGACAAATTGGCACCTTGGGAATGGGAAGATGTAATTGAAAAGATGGCCGAAAAAGCTATATTTTCTGCTAAACTACTAACCGGTGAGATGCCGGAAAATATAGAGGAAGCTTTTGTTTTGGCAGGAACTCCCCTTTTCCCTACATCTTCCAAGAGCATCAAGACAAGCTGTTCATGCCCTGATTATGCAAATCCCTGCAAACATATTGCTGCAGTGTATTATGTAATTGGCCAGGAGTTTGACAGAGACCCTTTTATGATATTCCGACTGAGAGGAATGGAGAAGGATGAATTGATGGAAGCCTTGAGAAAAGCCAGGGGCGGGGATATCGGGATTGGCAAAAACAATGAAGATATGGATGATTCTATAAGCATTGAAGAACTGCAGAAAGAAATGAAAAAATTTAAAGGCCTGGATGATGCAGTTATTAACATGGCTTTTTCATTTACTTCTCCAAAAGTGCCTTATAGTATAATAAAACGTCTGGGAGCATTACCGTTCTTTAAAGAAAAAGAGGACTTCGAAAAGTTGATGGCTTTATATTATGATGGAGCTGCACAAAAGGTAAGAAAGCTGCTGGATGAAAGATAAGGCAGATGATTAAAGATACTGCCGGGTTTTCCATGAGCAAAAGTGATGTGGAAGAGTTAATAGAAATACTGCATAAGAACTATGACGGATACCTGTTTTCGGAATGGGTAGTTGTGTTTGTGGCGGATAAATGTGTTTGTTAAATGGAGATGTAATCAATAGTCTTAATATATGATAAAGTTACTATATAAAATTTAATATTCTGGAGGAAAGATACAATGATTGATGATTTTGGTAAAATAGAGCAATTCACGGAAGGTGAGGCAATAGAAATAGTGTTAGAAGATCATCCTGACCTGCGGTTGCTATGGGAACGGCGGCATTTAGTAAAAAGTCCTGTTGAAATAAATAAGACAAACCCTGTTTTGCACATATTATTAGAGTCTATAATTGAGAATCAAATATTAAAAAATGATCCACCGGAGACAAAACTTGCTTTAAAAAGATTAATGGAAAACGGTATGTCACGTCATGCTGCTCGAACAGCAATAGTTTCTGTATTTATTAAATATTTGTTTAATACCTTAAAAAATCAAATTTCATTTGATAAAGAAAACTATTCGAGACAATTGAGATTATTAGGGAGAAAAATTAATAAAGTTGGAAGAAACGATCCTTGTCCGTGTGGCAGCGGAAAGAAATTCAAGCATTGCTGTATAGAGGAATTTAAACATATTTTGCCTATGCAGGGTGGAATGATTTCTCAAATTAAGGCGAATGAAAAATTAATTTTGGGAGCTGGACATTATGCAACCCTGGGTTATCTTAGGAAGGCAAAGATAGACGATCCGATTTTGTTATTGGAAAACAGGGCCCATGTATCCGCTTTTTTGGAAGAAAACGGTGACATAGAGGGAGCTTACATGGCATTGAAAGAAAATATTGCTTTTGTAGAGAGCCTGGGAGACGAAAAATTAACAAGAAATGCTTATACGGATTTATTATTTTTATGCCAAAACAACCCAGAACTTGCAGAAGAGGGGATTGAAGTTATAGAAAAGCTTTTGCCCTTATCAAGCAGTGAAGAAGAAAGAGGAGAGTTACGCTGTGACAGGGCAGATTTTCTGGAAGAGCTGGGTAAGATAGACGAAGCTGAAAGTGAATATGAATCAATTTTTAAAGATATGCCGGAATGGTACTTTGGACAGTATCGTTATGCTCTTTTCTTAGAAAATATAGGGAGGAAGAATGAAGCCATAGAAGTATTAAAACAATTAAAGTCAATAGGAGATAAATTGGATAGGTTTATTTATGATGCTGTTGTTGAAGCCTTGGAAGATATGACTTGATTAAAAGGTAAACACAGGTGGAAGGGAGGTTATAATTGAACTGTAACAATTTAAAATGATATAATATGTGTGTTGGTAATTATACCTGAGCTAGGAGGGTAATAGCAAGATGTCCAATAAGGTTACAATTTATACAATAGCTAAAGAAGCTGGAGTTTCAGTATCAACAGTTTCCAGGTTTCTTACAGGTAGTGCAAATATCCAGGAAGAGAAGCGTAGAAGAATAGAAGAGACCATAAAAAAATATAACTACAAGCCAAGTGTTATTGCCAGGAGCCTTTCCAACCAGGAAACGAAGATGATTGGATTCATTCTCCCGGATGTCACTCACCCTTTTTATGGGACTGTGTTTGTTGAGGCGGAAAAATATGCCATGGAATTGGGATACACAATTCTACTGTGCAATACAATAAATGATAACATGCTCAACAATACTCATATGGAGGAAAATTATATTGGTATATTGTGCCAAAAAATGGTAGATGGAGTTATAATGATGGGGGGACATATTAACGAGACAAAAGTTGAACCAGGGTATTTGCAAAAGCTAATCAAGCTGATTGAAAGTGTTCCAGTGGTAATGATTAATGGAGAGATAGAAGGGCTTGACTGCTACAGGATTATCACAAAAGATGAAGTGGGCATACGGGCAATGATTAATTACCTTGTATCTCTCAAGCATACGAAAATAGGGTTTATAGGAGGAGTCCTTGGAATTCAACCAACTGAAAAAAGGCTAAAAGCAATAAAAGAGGCTATGACAGCAAAAGGCCTGGAATTTAATGATGAATGGTTTATAGAAAGCGGATTTGATATCAATGCAGGAATATGTGCATTTGAAAAGCTTTTGCAGATGAATGATCGGCCCACTGCAATTGCGTGCATAAATGACCTTGTAGCAATCGGGGCAATTTATACTGCTACAAGGTTCGGGTTAAAAATACCTCAAGATATGTCAATAGTAGGTTTTGATAATATTTACCTGAATGAATACATGATACCAAGAATAACTACGGTTGGCATTAATCTAAAAGAAGTAGGTAAATATGCAGTTGATATATTATATCAGCGATTAAACGGCAAAAATCCAGAAAAGGTAATTGAATTAGAAACACAGCTGGTCATAAGAGACTCATGTATAATTGCCAAATCGGAAAAGGAATTATAATTATGGCTAAATTGAAACCGCTTTCATTAAAAGAATAAAAATAGTTTCCATTTTACCTAAAAATTTTTTTTCTAATCATTATTGACAAATCGGATGACTTATGATATGCTTAAAATAAGCATTTATATTTTACCACTTCATAGGTCGACATTGTAAAACCGGTTTCATTAATTTTCTCGTGGTAAAATTTTTGGGGGTTAGCTATTATCATGATACAAAAAAAGAACGGGGTCTCCCTCGATAAAAGAGGAATTAAAATTAATGGACAATATAAAATTTTATTATGTGCCTCTCTTTTTTATTTTCGTATACCCGCTGGCCTGTGGCGCGATCGAATGAGGAAAATCCGTACTTTAGGATATAATTGTATTGATGTTTATTTCCCGTGGAATTACCATGAACTAAGAAAAGGTGAGTGGTCTTTTTCTAATCAGCGGGATGTTGACCTGTTTTTAA
It contains:
- a CDS encoding CopG family transcriptional regulator; the encoded protein is MAIRTQIYLPEELHKNLQERAKATGKSMAEQIRESLVLYFAEVDANTPKPKDPIWQLAGRVESKNHDLSSHHDDYLYPEKGNEA
- a CDS encoding PIN domain-containing protein, translated to MKPFFIDTSGWCAIYDKSDDNHKIVIPFWNNAAVKNGTLYTSDYVIDETLTLLNLRINHTSAVEFGRIILASKVIKIVPVTAERWENSWNLFIKYSDKNFSFTDCTSFIIMKELGLKEAFTFDRHFQQMGFSCVP
- a CDS encoding DEAD/DEAH box helicase, whose product is MLLHGNFINSIDNEKGSATFLFWGEKGSTLYKRRGKISGNALPIYPGLAKTDEVIQFLGQEMEEEEPIIKNISAVIFRLESYELSEINEANERDRTDAKDRTDWMNGSDETDDTDGIDESNGSDEPGEVNRQGDINHIFPYEIKGVAYTPWSTLSILLTIEDKASQQAELELAPEIIYWARCAKFALELIVKHRYYPEMGINKQGSPYSYWSMLADRSEDKERLKILCTGMPPSCRAVFPLIPSMDGLLESYRCPGSGKILESFINWLINYILEDVVLGEEGIELYTRLKSDEERAWVRSIGYDRCVLKFEGGKKAQDHVYEVYEGHKMWKSSLKASLIEQPFRTCFRITPPEGKEKGWKLDYLLQARDDQSLLVSAEEIWKKAGGVTAFLQRNFGNPQERLLEDLSIASRVFEPILESLYSAKPTGCILSTEQAYSFFKEGAVLLEENGFGIIAPSWWKKPANISLRLKVGVKGKSQGAVSKSILNLNTLLEYDWKAAIGDVVLSDEDFKKLSKLKVPLVRVRGEWVQLNREQIEKLEEIWKRKGQDDTIRLGDILRMGLGNEELVEGIPVDSIAGDTELADFMQKLSCVDKLKELPPPEGLCGKLRPYQKRGFSWLAFLRERGIGACLADDMGLGKTVQLISLALFERQEKMTDRPTLLICPTSVVGNWIKELEKFAPGLKVMLHHGQGRKSGSSFTEEALCHDMVISTYSLVHKDEEEFKSVNWAGVVLDEAQNIKNPGSKQTMAVKKLRGDYRIALTGTPVENRLSELWSIMDFLNPGYLGNNTYFRTHYAVPIEKDHNAEKAKKLKSIIAPFVLRRLKTDPNIIKDLPEKIETKVYCGLTKEQATLYEAVVQDMLEKIEESVGIERKGMVLAALSKLKQICNHPVQFLKDGSNIEGRSGKLERLFGILEEILAEGDKVLIFTQFAEMGQILKDVIKKQFKADSYFLYGGVPRKTREKMIESFQNDKKSPQVFILSLKAGGVGLNLTRASHVVHFDRWWNPAVENQATDRAFRIGQKKNVQVHKFICSGTLEERIDKMLDEKRELAETIVGTGEEWLTEMTTKELGELMKLNYNDMLMEED
- a CDS encoding SWIM zinc finger family protein; the encoded protein is MGRNKKDEFGSSWWAQKWNNALASYGWSNRLQRGRSYARTGHVLEISLKPGLVEARVQGSRPRPYNVKIQVDKLAPWEWEDVIEKMAEKAIFSAKLLTGEMPENIEEAFVLAGTPLFPTSSKSIKTSCSCPDYANPCKHIAAVYYVIGQEFDRDPFMIFRLRGMEKDELMEALRKARGGDIGIGKNNEDMDDSISIEELQKEMKKFKGLDDAVINMAFSFTSPKVPYSIIKRLGALPFFKEKEDFEKLMALYYDGAAQKVRKLLDER
- a CDS encoding DUF1841 family protein is translated as MIDDFGKIEQFTEGEAIEIVLEDHPDLRLLWERRHLVKSPVEINKTNPVLHILLESIIENQILKNDPPETKLALKRLMENGMSRHAARTAIVSVFIKYLFNTLKNQISFDKENYSRQLRLLGRKINKVGRNDPCPCGSGKKFKHCCIEEFKHILPMQGGMISQIKANEKLILGAGHYATLGYLRKAKIDDPILLLENRAHVSAFLEENGDIEGAYMALKENIAFVESLGDEKLTRNAYTDLLFLCQNNPELAEEGIEVIEKLLPLSSSEEERGELRCDRADFLEELGKIDEAESEYESIFKDMPEWYFGQYRYALFLENIGRKNEAIEVLKQLKSIGDKLDRFIYDAVVEALEDMT
- a CDS encoding LacI family DNA-binding transcriptional regulator → MSNKVTIYTIAKEAGVSVSTVSRFLTGSANIQEEKRRRIEETIKKYNYKPSVIARSLSNQETKMIGFILPDVTHPFYGTVFVEAEKYAMELGYTILLCNTINDNMLNNTHMEENYIGILCQKMVDGVIMMGGHINETKVEPGYLQKLIKLIESVPVVMINGEIEGLDCYRIITKDEVGIRAMINYLVSLKHTKIGFIGGVLGIQPTEKRLKAIKEAMTAKGLEFNDEWFIESGFDINAGICAFEKLLQMNDRPTAIACINDLVAIGAIYTATRFGLKIPQDMSIVGFDNIYLNEYMIPRITTVGINLKEVGKYAVDILYQRLNGKNPEKVIELETQLVIRDSCIIAKSEKEL